Sequence from the Clostridium butyricum genome:
CTCTGATTAAGACTCTGATTTAATGTATCTATATCATTTGTTATTCTCGATAAAACTTCACCATGTGTTCTCCTATCGAAATAGTTCATAGGCATTCTATCTATTTTTTCTATCATTTCTTTTCTTAATCTATATGTAAGCTTTTGAGAAACTCCTGTCATTATAAATCCCTGAATAAATGAAAATACTGCACTTATTAAATATATGACTAGTAATGTAATTAAGATTCTACTTATTTTAGTAAAATCTATTCCACTTCCACCAGAAAGTTTGCTCATTATTCCATTAAATATTTCTGTAGTAGCATTACCTAAAATTTTAGGACCTATTATTGAAAACGCAGTACTTCCTATTGCAAATAATATAACCAAAATAACTGAAAATTTATATTTGAATAGATAATTAAAGAGCTTTTTCATGCTTCCCTTAAAATTCTTTGCCTTTACTTTTCCTCCACCCATAACTCTCATTTGTCCCATGCCGCCCATGGTAGGTCTCATTTTTCTATCTTCATTACTCATTTGCAAGCTCCTCCTTTGAAAGTTGTGAAAATGCAATCTGTCTATATGTATCACAATTTTCCATAAGATCCTTATGAGTTCCACGTCCTACAATTTTACCTTTATCTAAAACAAGTATTTCATATGCATCAAGCACAGTGCTTATTCTTTGAGCAACTAATATCTTTGTTGTATTTTTTGTTTCCTCTCTCAGTGCTCTCCTTAATGCCACATCAGTTTTATAATCAAGAGCAGAAAAACTATCATCAAATACAAGTATTTCAGGATTCTTTATAACAGCTCTTGCTATAGATATTCTCTGCTTTTGTCCTCCTGATACATTTGTTCCTCCCTGAGAAATTTCTGTATCATATGCTTCATCCTTACTTTCAATAAACTGAGATGCTTGCGCAATTTTAGCAGCCCTTTTCATTTCACTATCTTTTGCATTTTTCTTACCATATTTTATATTTGACTTTATTGTTCCTGAAAACAATACTCCCTTTTGTGGCACAAATCCTATTTTTTCTCTTAGTTCATGCTGAGTCAAATTTCTTACATCAACACCATCAATAAGTATCTTTCCTGATGTAACATCAAAAAATCGTGGAAGAAGGTTTACAAGTGTTGACTTACCACTTCCTGTACTCCCTATTATCGCTGTTACTTTTCCTGGCTTTGCCGTAAATGATATATCACTTAAAACTTCTTCACCATCAGGATACTTAAAGTACACATTCTGATATTCTACATACCCCTTTTTGCTGACATTTATGTTTTGGGATGAACTTGGATCAATTATTGTAAGTTCTGTTTTCAGTACTTCTTCTATACGCTTTGCTGAAACAAGTGCTCTTGGGAGTATCATTGAAACCATTGAAATCATTAAAAATGACATTACTATCTGCATTGTGTATTGTATAAACGCCATAAGATCCCCGACCTGCATATTACCATCATTAATCTGTCCTGCACCAATCCATACGATAAGAACTGAAATTGCGTTCATTATTAACATCATTGATGGCATCATACATGTCATAATTCTGCTTACAAAAAGATTTGTTTTAGTAAGATCTTTATTAGCATCATCAAATCTGTTTTCTTCATGTTTTTCTGTAGTAAAGGCTCTTATTACTGGAAGTCCTGTGAGAATTTCTCTAGCTATCTGATTCACCTTATCTATAAGTGTTTGTATTCTTTTAAATCTAGGCATAGCCAAACCAAATAAAATGCTTATTACTATTAGTATTGTTCCTACTGCAACAGCTATTATCCATGTCATAGATTTATTGGTTCCTAATACTTTTATTATTCCTCCACATCCCAGTATTGGAGCATAAAAAATCATTCTTAACATCATAACGACAAAGGTCTGGATCTGTACAATATCATTTGTTGTTCTTGTTATAAGCGATGCAGTTGAAAATTTATCAAATTCAACATTTGAAAAACTTAATACTTTTTCAAATACGTCTTTCCTCAATATTTTTGCAAGACTTGCTGCAACCCTTGATGCAAAAAAAGAAACTAACACTATAGATATTCCACCTATAAGTGCAAGACCTATCATTTTTATTCCTGAATTAAATATGTAGTTAATCTGTTCTTTGTCTGTATCTATCCCAACCGCCTTATATTCATTTTTCACATATGAAATTCCAGCTTGGGATAATAATGTTTGTGGCATATTATTAAAGTTGCCATTTATTTTTTCAACTATGTTATTACGCACATCTTTTGGAAGTATACCAAGAAGTTGAAATACATTCATATTATCTCCAACCATACCTTCTGGCATGTTTTCTACAATAACTTTTTCAAGTCCTTCAGACATTTCTCTATTATTTTCAATATTTTCTACAATAGTTATTGGTTTTGTAAAAATTTCGTCAAGCCTTTCCTGACTTTCTCTATCATTTATTAAATTTTCCTTATATAATGGAGTATTTTTTAATTCAGGATAAACCTTTAAATATTTTTCATAATCTATTTCAGGTAAATTCTCCTTTACAATAAGTGTATAGTTATCATCAACATAATTTTTATCTTCATCATCCATAAAAAGTATTAATTTGTTTAATTCACTTTCTCTTATGACTTTTGGTGCAATTTCTTTTATGCCATTTTGCTGAATTCCTATATCTACAATATCAGATGTATATTGTGGAAGGGCTAAATCAGTAAGTGCTTGTATAATAAGCAGTACTATAATGAGTAAAATTATGCCAGTAAATCTTTTTAAATATTTAATTATTGTAGCCACTCTCATTCAATCCTTTCTTAAAGAACATATCTTTATAGATAAATTTTATTAATATATATTTTTAGTTTTTCTTTAAACACTTAAGTCAATTCAAGATTTTACTGGTTTATATTGAATTTTATTCAATTTATTGAAATATATCCAATAGGCTATTTGAATAAGTTTTAAATATATTACACAAATTAAAATGTATTATTCTATATAATCCATAAAAAACATATACTTGTACGGGAGGGTGGTATTTTGGAATCAGATTATGAAATATTAGAGTTATTAAATAAATTATCCGCTGAAATATGCAGTAAATTTGATGGAATTCATTTTGAAATAAATTCCATGAAATCTACAATCTCTACCCTCAATAAAAGAATTGAAAATAATAATCTGATTATTGATAAAATAGATAAAACTCTTGATAACTTATATAAAAACGCCAATTTGTCATTTGATAATAATGATAACCCAGATGTTAACGAAAATATAAATTCATTAAAGAATATTGTTTCAAACAATTCAGAACTTTTAACTGATATGAATGAAGATTCATCAAAAAAACTTCTTCTCATATCTAAAGACTTAAAATTTATAACACATAAAGTTCTTCAAAGTGAAAAAGATCTCTTCAATCTTCAAGAAGAAATCAAAAATACTTATAAATAAAATTGAGCTTAAATATAAAAAAACTGTACAAAATTCAAATATAATCTATTCCAATTCTGTACAGTTTACTTACTATTACTTCTTTATGTTATTTATAATATAATTAATGTTATTCCAATTAAATGTATAATCTATACATATTCTATTTAACATGCTAAAATTATCATCTCTATCAGCGTATCCATGCTCAATAGTAAATCCCATTTTATATCCTGCATTTTCTACTGCACTCTTAGTATCATCATTATACATTCCTTCAGGATATGCTGCTGCAATAACTGATTTACCTGTTATTTCTTCTATTTCTTTCTTTGATTTTGATAGTTCCTCTAATTGTTCATTATAAGACATTTCACTAAGCCTTTTATGTGAAACTGTATGTGATTCTATATCAATTCCATAATCGCTCATTTCCTTAATCTGCTGCGAAGTCATACTAGTTTCACCATTTATTAAGCTTGATACTACAAAAATTGTAGCATTCATATTAAGTTCTTTTAATATAGGAAATGCATTTGTATAGTTGTCCTTATATCCATCATCAAATGTTATTAAAATACTTTTCACAGGAATCGGTTTATCATTTACAAGGTAATCTTCAAGTTCTGATATAGTAAGCGCTGTATATCCATTATCTTTCAACGCCTTCATATGTTCCTTAAATTTTTGTGGAGATACTATAAGTGGACTTTTTCCACTTTCATCGTACCCAATTGAATGATAACACAATACTGGAACACCTTTATTCTCATTAGTAATATCAACCTTTTCAAATTTATCCACATCCGTTTTCAGATTCTCTACTGGAGAATTTGATATATTCTCTGAATTTATTTTATCCTCAAATTTTTCAGTTTCATAATTATATTCATTACTTGCTTCATATTGATTGCTATCCACTTTTATAGATGCTTTATGATTATAAATATTTACTCCTATCCCTATTAATATAACAAGCACTAAACTTCTTACTAGTTTTTTTCTCCTACGATTTTTTTTCAAACGCTTTGACAAAGTATTCTTGCACTTCTTTTTATTATCCATATCTTCTCCTAAACAAAATTACAAATCATATTATTTTTCCACTCAATAAAACAGTGAGCATAAATAGCATCTATACTCACCATGTATTATTCTTCTATTTGATTTTTCTGTCACTTATCTTTACTGTTTCTAAGTGTTCTGGTGACAATCTTGGATGATGTTTAGATTTTGAATAGTCATTAGAAAAATACACCCTAAGACTTTCACTACTGTTTTCTGCATCAACCATGTACATAACATTTTGAACATATCCATGGATGAAGTCATCTTTGCTAAACAAAAGGTGTATTTCAGTCCCAACTTTAGTAATGACATTCAAAACATCAGTTAAATCTTTAGAATCTTTTGTAAATACAACATCTCCACTGTCTAAAAGGCAAAATTCAACCTTCATAGCTTTCATCCCTTTCTTCTATGCTTACACCATTATTATACTGAATTTATTTTATAAATTCAAACGTCTCTTAAAGTGAATCTCTATACTAGTTTGCATCTTTATAATATATTTTGTAATATTTATTTAATTCATTAAGAATAGTAATAATAGCATTTAATACTATACTCTTTATGTTAATATATAATTCTTGTTTTTATATCTTGCATAATTTATATATTTTATACATCTAAAACATATAAATTATAAGAAAAAATTAAAAATGCAGATACCATACATTAGTATCTGCATTTTATTAAATATTTAGCTATAATAAATATTAAACCTTACTACACTAATCTCTTAATGTAGCTCCAAGTTTATATTCTAAAGATCTTAAAATTTTATCATGTACTTTATTTACATCTTTATCTTGTAGAGTTTTATTTTCATCTCTATAAGCAATTGCATAAGCTATGCTCTTCTTACCTTCTGGTATTTGTTTTCCTTTATAGATATCAAATAATTGAACTTTTTCTACTATATTTCCACCAGCTTTTCTTATACAGTCTTCGATCTCTTGAACTAAAACAGCATCATCTACAAGTAAAGCTATATCTCTTGTTACTGCTGGGAATTTAGGTAATGCTTTATACTTTCTATCCATGTCAGCAGCTTCATATAATACATCTAAATTAAGTTCTGCAACATAGCATGATTCATCTATTCCATAGTTTTCAGTAACATCTAAGTGAACTTCACCTAAAGTACCTACTATATTCTTGCCTATAACAAGTTTAGCAGTCTTACCTGGATGGTAACTTACATTTTCACTTTCTCTTTCATATTTGGCATTCTTTATTCCAAGACCTTCAACTATATTTTCAACTGCACCCTTAAGGTCTAAGTAATCACAATCTCCATACATACCTATAGTTAAAATATTTCTTTCAATTGGAAGCTTATTTTCATCTTCATTCTTGATGTAAACTTTACCCATTTCAAATAATCTTGCATATGAGTTATTTCTTGAGTAGTTTCTTCCTAAACATTCCATCATTGATGGTAAAGTTGAAGTTCTCATTACACTATAATCTTCACCTAATGGATTTTTAATTTTTACTACATTTCTTAATTCACTATCTTCTGGTACACATATTTTATCAAATACCTTTGGAGATACAAACGAATAACTTATAGATTGATTTAATCCACTTCCAGTAGCAAGCATTACCATTTTATCATCTAATAATCTCTTTCTGTATTTTGGTTCTCTAGAAGTAGAAACTGAGAATATTGTAGCAGGAATAACATCATATCCATGAATTCTAGCAATTTCTTCGGCAATATCTTCTCTTATTGCGATATCAATTCTAAAAGTTGAAGCTGTTACAACTAAATTATCTCCATCTATTTCTGTAAATAAATCAACACTATCTAAGCATCTCTTCATTTCTTCTTTTGAAAGGTCAGTTCCTAAGAATTTGTTAATCCAATTTGCATCAACTACTACTTTCCCAGCTTCCTTCTTTTTGTTGTATACATCAATAGTTCCATCTAATACTTCACCAGCACCTAATTCACAGATTAATGCACATGCTCTATCTATAGCAAGTTCTGCTAAGTTTAGATCTATATCTTTTTCAAATCTACTTGAAGCTTCGCTTCTTAAGTTTAATTTCTTAGAATTTACTCTTATATTAGTTCCATCAAAATTTGCAGATTCAAATATAACTTCTTTAGTATCTTCTTTTATTTCAGAATTTAATCCACCCATAATTCCAGCAAGACCTACTATTGTATCGCTGTCTTTAATGCATAACATAGAATCATCTAGAATTCTTTCAGCTTCATCTAATGTTGTGAATTTTTCATCAGCTTTTGCTCTTTCAACTACTATTTTATTAGTAGTTATTTCTCTTGCATCATAAGCGTGCATTGGCTGACCTAATTCAAGCATGACAAAATTTGTTATGTCTACTATATTATCGATAGGTCTTATACCAGCTTCAAGAAGTCTTTCCTGCATCCAACCTGGTGATGATTGAACTTTAACATTCTTAACTTTTCTTGCCATATATCTTAAGCATAAGTCATCTTTAACTTCTACTTTCAATTCATCATTTACATTTCCTTCACCTATTGTTTTATATTCTAAGTTCGGCATCTTATAAGATGTTCTAAGTGCAGCTGCAGTTTCTCTTGCCATACCAACAATACTTAAGCAATCTGGTCTGTTTGAAGTTATTTCAAAGTCTAATATGGCTTTATTTAATTTCAATACCTCTTTAATATCTGCACCTAATGGTGTATCTTGAGGCATGATCATTAAACCATGAACTGGTTCATCTCCAGCAATTCCAAGTTCTTCTTCAGAGCAGAACATACCATTAGATACTTCTCCTCTTAATTTACCTTTTTTAATTTTAGTTCCATCAGCTAAAGTAGACCCATGAAGGGCAACTGGAACAATATCCTGTTCTTTCATGTTATTTGCTGCTGTAACTATTTGAATACTTTCAGTTCCAATATCAACTTGACAAATACTAAGCTTTTCAGCATCTGGATGCTTTACTATTTGAGTTATTTTTCCTGTTACTACTTTATCTATTGTATCACCTTGAACTATTAATTCTTCAAGCTGTGATCCAGTTAAAGTTAATTTATCTCCTAATTCTTTAGGACTTACATTTATTTCAACATAATCTTGTAACCAATTAAATGGTACCTTCATATTATTCTCCTCCTCAGAGTCAATTGACAAAGAATAATTGACAATTGACAATTAAATGTTGAAATTCCTCTGGAATTTCTTTATTTTTTACTTCTATAATTCTTCATATTATAATAATAAAATATTAATATTTTTCTCAATCAATTCTTATATTTTCTCAGATAAACTTAATTTTTAAAAAATAATCACTTAATATTATAATTTTTAAAAATCAGTCATAATTCTTATCCATAATTGTTAATCGTCAATTGATTAAAATTGGTTTAAGAATCTCATATCACTTTCATATAACAATCTTATATCATCAATACCATACTTAAGCATAACCATTCTATCTACACCAAATCCAAATGCAAATCCACTATATACTTCAGGATCTATTCCACAGTTTCTTAATACGTTTGGATGAACCATACCACACCCTAAAAGTTCTATCCATCCACTATTTTTACATACTCTACATCCTTCTCCACCACATACGAAACAAGTTGCATCCATTTCTGCTGATGGTTCTGTAAATGGGAAGTGATGTGGTCTGAATTTAGTTTGAACCTTATCTCCAAACATCTTTTTAGCAAATAGTTCTAAAGTTCCTTTTAAATCTGCAAAAGTAACTCCTTTGTCTATAACAAGACCTTCCATTTGATAAAATATAGGTGAATGTGTAGCATCAACTGAATCTGATCTATAAACCTTACCTGGTGATATCATCTTAATTGGAGGCTTTTGATTTTCCATAGTTCTAACTTGAACTGGTGAAGTTTGAGTTCTAAGAACGATATTATCATTTATATATAATGTGTCCTGCTCACTTCTTGCTGGATGATTCTTAGGAATATTTAATGCTTCAAAATTATAATGATCATATTCAACTTCTGGACCTTCTTCTATTGTAAATCCCATTGAAACAAATATATCTTCCATAGTCTGAAGTGTTAATTCTAAAGGATGTCTCTTTCCTATAA
This genomic interval carries:
- the pheS gene encoding phenylalanine--tRNA ligase subunit alpha; this translates as MKEKLKELQELALQQIDVATNSSQLEEVRVKFLGKKGELTTILRGMGSVSPEERPLVGKMVNEAKAAVEEKLEAAMKAIKNKEKVARLASETIDISLPGKKKVIGKRHPLELTLQTMEDIFVSMGFTIEEGPEVEYDHYNFEALNIPKNHPARSEQDTLYINDNIVLRTQTSPVQVRTMENQKPPIKMISPGKVYRSDSVDATHSPIFYQMEGLVIDKGVTFADLKGTLELFAKKMFGDKVQTKFRPHHFPFTEPSAEMDATCFVCGGEGCRVCKNSGWIELLGCGMVHPNVLRNCGIDPEVYSGFAFGFGVDRMVMLKYGIDDIRLLYESDMRFLNQF
- a CDS encoding ABC transporter ATP-binding protein, coding for MRVATIIKYLKRFTGIILLIIVLLIIQALTDLALPQYTSDIVDIGIQQNGIKEIAPKVIRESELNKLILFMDDEDKNYVDDNYTLIVKENLPEIDYEKYLKVYPELKNTPLYKENLINDRESQERLDEIFTKPITIVENIENNREMSEGLEKVIVENMPEGMVGDNMNVFQLLGILPKDVRNNIVEKINGNFNNMPQTLLSQAGISYVKNEYKAVGIDTDKEQINYIFNSGIKMIGLALIGGISIVLVSFFASRVAASLAKILRKDVFEKVLSFSNVEFDKFSTASLITRTTNDIVQIQTFVVMMLRMIFYAPILGCGGIIKVLGTNKSMTWIIAVAVGTILIVISILFGLAMPRFKRIQTLIDKVNQIAREILTGLPVIRAFTTEKHEENRFDDANKDLTKTNLFVSRIMTCMMPSMMLIMNAISVLIVWIGAGQINDGNMQVGDLMAFIQYTMQIVMSFLMISMVSMILPRALVSAKRIEEVLKTELTIIDPSSSQNINVSKKGYVEYQNVYFKYPDGEEVLSDISFTAKPGKVTAIIGSTGSGKSTLVNLLPRFFDVTSGKILIDGVDVRNLTQHELREKIGFVPQKGVLFSGTIKSNIKYGKKNAKDSEMKRAAKIAQASQFIESKDEAYDTEISQGGTNVSGGQKQRISIARAVIKNPEILVFDDSFSALDYKTDVALRRALREETKNTTKILVAQRISTVLDAYEILVLDKGKIVGRGTHKDLMENCDTYRQIAFSQLSKEELANE
- a CDS encoding polysaccharide deacetylase family protein, which translates into the protein MDNKKKCKNTLSKRLKKNRRRKKLVRSLVLVILIGIGVNIYNHKASIKVDSNQYEASNEYNYETEKFEDKINSENISNSPVENLKTDVDKFEKVDITNENKGVPVLCYHSIGYDESGKSPLIVSPQKFKEHMKALKDNGYTALTISELEDYLVNDKPIPVKSILITFDDGYKDNYTNAFPILKELNMNATIFVVSSLINGETSMTSQQIKEMSDYGIDIESHTVSHKRLSEMSYNEQLEELSKSKKEIEEITGKSVIAAAYPEGMYNDDTKSAVENAGYKMGFTIEHGYADRDDNFSMLNRICIDYTFNWNNINYIINNIKK
- the pheT gene encoding phenylalanine--tRNA ligase subunit beta, translating into MKVPFNWLQDYVEINVSPKELGDKLTLTGSQLEELIVQGDTIDKVVTGKITQIVKHPDAEKLSICQVDIGTESIQIVTAANNMKEQDIVPVALHGSTLADGTKIKKGKLRGEVSNGMFCSEEELGIAGDEPVHGLMIMPQDTPLGADIKEVLKLNKAILDFEITSNRPDCLSIVGMARETAAALRTSYKMPNLEYKTIGEGNVNDELKVEVKDDLCLRYMARKVKNVKVQSSPGWMQERLLEAGIRPIDNIVDITNFVMLELGQPMHAYDAREITTNKIVVERAKADEKFTTLDEAERILDDSMLCIKDSDTIVGLAGIMGGLNSEIKEDTKEVIFESANFDGTNIRVNSKKLNLRSEASSRFEKDIDLNLAELAIDRACALICELGAGEVLDGTIDVYNKKKEAGKVVVDANWINKFLGTDLSKEEMKRCLDSVDLFTEIDGDNLVVTASTFRIDIAIREDIAEEIARIHGYDVIPATIFSVSTSREPKYRKRLLDDKMVMLATGSGLNQSISYSFVSPKVFDKICVPEDSELRNVVKIKNPLGEDYSVMRTSTLPSMMECLGRNYSRNNSYARLFEMGKVYIKNEDENKLPIERNILTIGMYGDCDYLDLKGAVENIVEGLGIKNAKYERESENVSYHPGKTAKLVIGKNIVGTLGEVHLDVTENYGIDESCYVAELNLDVLYEAADMDRKYKALPKFPAVTRDIALLVDDAVLVQEIEDCIRKAGGNIVEKVQLFDIYKGKQIPEGKKSIAYAIAYRDENKTLQDKDVNKVHDKILRSLEYKLGATLRD